A window from Trichomycterus rosablanca isolate fTriRos1 chromosome 21, fTriRos1.hap1, whole genome shotgun sequence encodes these proteins:
- the susd1 gene encoding sushi domain-containing protein 1 translates to MKRTALVLLTTIVPFITGEVFRVDVCSSCHPNATCDDKTDGSGGKVCNCMYGFVGNGRTYCQDKDECQLRQICGNHSVCHNTFGSYYCTCVPGYSPSNSMGIFIPNDGTHCQDVDECVVEGACGDGGVCKNTEGSFSCSCGTGYTVQNGSEPFHPHQHTAYCRVIDCGPPPSVPHAVQLAPPLTHYGGTTRFTCAHGFNWTSGNDTSVCGADGRWSFPSMHCNEVKCSVPPSLPHAVMLWNGVSVVGAEVRYRCVEGFYNAGHEDVCVCTSGGTWSLPNFTCQEVKCDAPPALGDAVVLWDGSSRVGSKVLYACRAGYRSVGTGRVSECDSHGRWSQTNITCEEMRCSDPPALPHSGRVWDGSVRVNSTVVYYCKDGFYPELGENKSVCMENGSWSKATLRCREIRCSDPPALPHSGRVWDGSVRVNSTAVYDCNDGFYPELGENKSVCMDNGSWSKATLRCREIRCSDPPALPHSGRVWDGSVRVNSTAVYDCNDGFYPELGENKSVCTENGSWSKATLRCREVKCSVPPSLPHAVMLWNGVSVVGAEVRYRCVDGFYNAGHEDVCVCTSGGTWSLPNFTCQEVDCGVPPRVPHAVMEWNGSFTVGSVARYECDDGYHSVGAVKVSVCGSNSQWSSIQLHCEASCGPVPMQPNAEVFWENATVVVHRCVKGYHSRTGSDTSVCDATGRWKVANLYCKELTFGVQGLVVFNEKCLRWRTPAGAPGHRELYTVVYTGVRDFDPMFRDMRRKVFSFSEFHPTVCLNLQPITNYTITVTAHSSGDASTVTANTSIPAPPTPEVKYSEVDVPSPTLRLRRTTSTLDPICVYQVMVVPVEGVLVFECGSSLLCGGEYLAAQLKLGELDVDVNFTLGDGEQYGGFYNAPLENGQDYYIILRTVCTWGQARKQSCIIWAKALGTSYATRTSAMLTFVSIGALGIFSTTVYCCSWFWKG, encoded by the exons ATGAAGAGAACAGCGCTTGTTCTGCTGACGACCATCGTTCCCTTCATCacag GTGAGGTGTTTAGGGTTGACGTTTGTTCCTCTTGCCACCCAAACGCTACCTGTGATGATAAGACTGACGGTTCAGGAGGAAAAGTGTGTAACTGCATGTACGGCTTCGTCGGAAACGGACGCACCTACTGCCAAG ATAAGGACGAGTGCCAGCTCCGGCAGATCTGTGGGAATCACAGTGTGTGCCACAATACATTCGGGAGTTACTACTGCACCTGTGTTCCGGGTTACAGCCCCTCTAACAGCATGGGCATCTTCATCCCCAACGACGGCACCCACTGCCAGG ATGTGGATGAGTGTGTGGTGGAGGGTGCATGTGGTGATGGTGGGGTGTGTAAGAACACTGAGGGAAGTTTCTCCTGCTCATGTGGTACCGGGTACACAGTTCAGAACGGATCAGAACCCTTCCATCCTCACCAACACACGGCCTACTGCAGag tgataGACTGTGGTCCTCCTCCCTCGGTCCCTCATGCGGTTCAGCTTGCACCCCCCCTCACTCATTACGGCGGCACCACCAGGTTCACCTGCGCCCACGGTTTCAACTGGACGAGTGGAAACGACACGTCTGTGTGCGGCGCTGATGGACGCTGGAGCTTTCCCAGCATGCACTGCAAtg aggTGAAGTGTAGCGTCCCGCCGTCGCTCCCTCACGCGGTGATGTTGTGGAACGGCGTGAGTGTGGTGGGTGCAGAAGTGCGCTATCGTTGTGTGGAGGGTTTTTATAACGCTGGACacgaggacgtgtgtgtgtgtaccagcgGGGGAACCTGGAGCCTCCCCAACTTCACCTGTCAAG aggTGAAATGTGACGCCCCGCCAGCCCTCGGTGACGCTGTAGTATTATGGGATGGCAGCAGTAGGGTCGGCTCTAAGGTTCTGTACGCGTGCAGGGCTGGATACAGAAGTGTGGGAACCGGAAGGGTGTCAGAGTGCGACTCGCATGGGCGCTGGAGCCAAACAAACATCACATGTGAAG AgatgagatgctctgacccccCTGCGCTGCCCCACAGTGGTCGGGTGTGGGATGGCAGCGTGCGTGTTAACAGCACCGTGGTTTATTACTGTAAGGACGGATTTTATCCTGAACTGGGAGAAAATAAATCGGTTTGTATGGAGAACGGTTCGTGGAGCAAAGCGACTCTGAGGTGTCGAG AGATCCGATGCTCTGACCCCCCTGCGCTGCCCCACAGTGGTCGGGTGTGGGATGGCAGCGTGCGTGTTAACAGCACCGCGGTTTATGATTGTAACGATGGATTTTATCCTGAACTGGGAGAAAATAAATCGGTTTGCATGGACAACGGTTCGTGGAGCAAAGCGACTCTGAGGTGTCGAG AGATCCGATGCTCTGACCCCCCTGCGCTGCCCCACAGTGGTCGGGTGTGGGATGGCAGCGTACGTGTTAACAGCACCGCAGTTTATGATTGTAACGATGGATTTTATCCTGAACTGGGAGAAAATAAATCGGTGTGTACAGAGAACGGTTCGTGGAGCAAAGCCACTCTGAGGTGTCGAG aggtGAAGTGTAGCGTCCCGCCTTCGCTCCCTCACGCGGTGATGTTGTGGAACGGCGTGAGTGTGGTGGGTGCAGAAGTGCGCTATCGTTGTGTGGACGGTTTTTATAACGCTGGACacgaggacgtgtgtgtgtgtaccagcgGGGGAACCTGGAGCCTCCCCAACTTCACCTGTCAAG aggtaGATTGCGGTGTGCCCCCCCGTGTCCCACATGCAGTGATGGAGTGGAACGGCAGCTTCACCGTCGGTTCTGTGGCTCGGTATGAGTGTGATGATGGATATCACAGTGTTGGTGCAGTGAAGGTCTCTGTGTGTGGATCCAACAGCCAGTGGAGCTCCATCCAACTGCACTGTGAAG CTTCGTGTGGGCCGGTCCCGATGCAGCCCAATGCTGAGGTCTTTTGGGAAAACGCCACAGTGGTCGTGCATCGCTGCGTTAAAGGCTACCACAGCCGCACAGGAAGTGACACATCAGTTTGTGACGCCACAGGAAGATGGAAGGTGGCCAACCTGTACTGCAAGG AGCTGACGTTTGGTGTTCAGGGGTTGGTGGTGTTTAATGAAAAGTGTCTGCGCTGGAGGACGCCTGCTGGGGCGCCAGGACACAGAGAGCTGTACACA gtggtgtacaCTGGCGTGAGGGATTTTGATCCCATGTTTCGTGATATGAGAAGGAAAGTGTTCAGTTTTTCAGAGTTCCACCCCACTGTGTGCTTAAACCTGCAGCCCATCACCAACTACACCATTACTGTTACTGCACACAGCAGCGGAGATGCGTCCACTGTTACTGCTAATACCAGCATaccgg CCCCACCCACTCCTGAGGTCAAGTACAGTGAGGTTGATGTTCCATCACCTACACTTCGATTAAGAAGGACCACCAGTACACTCGACCCAATATG tgtgtatcaGGTGATGGTTGTACCTGTGGAGGGGGTGTTGGTGTTTGAGTGTGGATCCTCTCTGTTGTGTGGTGGTGAGTACCTGGCAGCTCAGCTGAAGCTCGGCGAGCTGGACGTGGACGTGAACTTCACACTGGGGGATGGAGAGCAGTATGGAGGCTTCTACAACGCTCCGCTGGAGAACGGGCAAGATTATTACATAATCCTTCGAACCGTCTGCACCTGGGGACAG GCACGAAAGCAGTCCTGTATTATCTGGGCCAAAGCTTTAG GAACTTCCTACGCCACCAGGACTTCAGCCATGCTAACGTTCGTCTCCATTGGTGCTCTTGGGATCTTCAGCACCACAGTTTACTGCTGCAGCTG GTTTTGGAAAGGCTGA
- the lrp13 gene encoding low-density lipoprotein receptor-related protein 4, with amino-acid sequence MRAVWLVCALWTLSAPVQVGAQTNPQTLRCLLGFTPCRDGSQCLLFNHVCDGEKDCADGSDEDECESECSLGQFQCAHGRKCIARMQMCDGESQCSDRSDEDGCFYSDEVCAHRCDKSLCLQPSSVCDGETDCPDGSDEADCGDDPGSSAEQEEKSPAATPSGEQMNCPFGFKSCLDGSACILHEHVCDGKRDCGDGSDEDGCQVECTIGQFRCAHGRMCVEKTQVCDGVAQCQDQSDEEGCEVRVECVGDQCKCPADLLLDGDGRTCSTSPDSSSFILLQSPTALSQVNMWSRSAGLNLTTWPERQHLDLPDGTTASALDFILKEQTLYVRDATMTSVDVFKLKGVALTPSRTLFKLKEGLMTAMAVDYVTLNVFWAAQPGVYVTVANGTHTALLLEGVAVRSITLHPPTGQLCFSNTDPSGEKVRLECAHMDGGSRGVVRDGVTDPVSLSLSSDGNTVYWADISSGLVSSVKVDGSNFRSMRIREALVGFTLVDDVLVWLTRTDSWRCWFSEDHQTARLWFEVTDELLDVKAVSEQNQKGTNFCSGGNGGCSQLCLASPRGRTCRCGQGFVLTDETRCVPDPRCPVGTKPCLRGDECLPRERFCDGSPDCADGSDEICVQEQVKSVGSRREDVKAEGVDSASCGVRLCNGNGVCVMQGGSAVCECRMGYGGERCEEQGGLLQGPVVYGAVGVGVALVVLGAIVGVMQRKKSADQRRARPIVRDMSMRNLGNRSESSPAQKNKDPENPEGVVAVTAGTVGD; translated from the exons ATGCGCGCGGTGTGGCTGGTGTGCGCGCTCTGGACCCTGAGCGCTCCAGTACAAG TGGGTGCTCAGACGAACCCGCAGACTCTGCGCTGTCTGTTGGGGTTCACGCCGTGCAGAGACGGGTCGCAGTGTCTGCTGTTCAACCACGTGTGCGACGGAGAGAAGGATTGTGCCGACGGATCGGACGAAGACGAATGTGAATCGGAATGCAGCCTGG GTCAGTTCCAGTGCGCTCACGGCAGGAAGTGTATCGCGAGGATGCAGATGTGTGACGGCGAGTCTCAGTGTTCAGATCGGTCCGACGAGGACGGCTGCTTTTATTCGGACGAGGTCTGCGCGCACCGCTGTGACAAGAGTCTCTGCCTTCAACCATCATCTGTCTGCGACGGAGAGACCGACTGTCCCGACGGGAGCGACGAGGCCGACTGTGGTGACG ACCCCGGATCTTCAGCAGAACAGGAAGAAAAAAGTCCGGCCGCGACCCCCTCAGGCGAGCAGATGAATTGCCCGTTCGGATTCAAATCCTGCCTGGACGGAAGCGCGTGCATCCTCCACGAGCACGTGTGTGACGGCAAGCGGGACTGTGGCGACGGATCAGACGAGGACGGGTGTCAGGTGGAGTGCACGATCG GTCAGTTCCGGTGTGCTCACGGCAGGATGTGCGTGGAGAAGACTCAGGTGTGTGACGGTGTGGCTCAGTGCCAGGATCAGTCGGACGAGGAGGGGTGTGAGGTGCGGGTGGAGTGTGTTggtgatcagtgtaaatgtccTGCTGATCTGCTGCTGGATGGAGATGGACGGACCTGCTCCACGTCTCCAGACTCCTCGTCCTTCATCCTGCTGCAGTCCCCGACCGCACTATCACAG GTGAACATGTGGAGCAGGTCGGCGGGACTAAACCTCACCACCTGGCCGGAGCGTCAGCATCTGGACCTCCCGGACGGTACCACAGCATCGGCGCTGGACTTTATCCTGAAGGAGCAGACGCTGTATGTTCGGGACGCGACCATGACCTCTGTGGATGTGTTTAAGCTGAAGGGTGTGGCTCTGACCCCCAGCAGGACTCTGTTTAAGCTGAAGGAGGGCTTGATGACCGCGATGGCGGTGGATTACGTCACGCTGAACGTGTTCTGGGCCGCCCAGCCGGGCGTGTACGTGACGGTGGCTAACGGAACCCACACGGCGTTACTCCTGGAGGGCGTGGCCGTGCGCTCCATCACCCTGCACCCCCCCACCGGGCAGCTGTGTTTCAGTAATACAGACCCGAGCGGAGAGAAGGTTCGGCTGGAGTGCGCTCACATGGACGGGGGGAGCCGGGGTGTGGTGCGGGACGGGGTCACGGACCCGGTCTCACTGAGTCTGTCGAGTGATGGGAACACCGTCTACTGGGCTGATATCA GTTCTGGTCTCGTCTCCTCAGTTAAGGTGGATGGTTCTAACTTTAGAAGTATGAGGATTAGAGAAGCTCTGGTGGGGTTCACGCTGGTCGATGACGTGCTGGTCTGGCTCACACGGACAG ATTCCTGGAGGTGCTGGTTCAGTGAGGATCATCAGACAGCGAGGCTGTGGTTCGAGgtaacagacgagctgctggaTGTGAAGGCCGTCAGTGAGCAGAACCAGAAAG GTACTAATTTCTGCTCCGGAGGAAACGGTGGGTGCTCTCAGCTGTGCCTGGCGTCCCCCAGAGGCAGGACGTGCCGCTGCGGCCAGGGTTTCGTCCTCACCGACGAGACGAGATGCGTTCCGGACCCGCGATGCCCGGTGGGCACGAAGCCTTGTCTCCGTGGTGATGAGTGTCTGCCCAGAGAacgcttctgtgatggcagtcCGGACTGCGCTGACGGATCAGACGAAATCT GTGTCCAGGAGCAAGTGAAATCTGTAGGTTCGAGGCGTGAGGATGTTAAAGCCGAGGGCGTGGACTCCGCCTCGTGTGGGGTGAGGCTGTGTAACGGTAACGGCGTGTGTGTGATGCAGGGCGGGAGTGCGGTGTGTGAGTGTAGGATGGGTTACGGAGGGGAGCGGTGTGAGGAGCAGGGGGGACTGCTGCAGGGCCCCGTGGTGTACGGCGCTGTGGGAGTGGGCGTGGCACTCGTGGTCCTCGGGGCGATCGTCGGGGTCATGCAGAGGAAGAAATCTGCCGACCAGAG aCGGGCGCGGCCCATAGTGAGGGACATGAGTATGAGAAATTTGGGGAACAGGAGTGAATCTTCACCTGCTCAGAAGAACAAAGATCCAGAGAATCCTGAG GGCGTGGTGGCGGTGACGGCGGGGACAGTGGGAGATTAA
- the rchy1 gene encoding RING finger and CHY zinc finger domain-containing protein 1, giving the protein MAATGEGCEHYVRKCLLKAPCCEKFYVCRLCHDNEENHQMNRFLVKEVKCALCDSIQQAQQACQACGVTFSEYFCCICHLYDKNKQQFHCQPCGICRIGPREKFFHCDKCNLCLANDLQGNHKCVENSSRQDCAVCMEDIHTSRIGAHILPCGHLLHRICFEEMCRNGVYRCPLCMHTALDMEKDWEDRDVEIAQTPMPPEYERKLKILCYDCQGRSTVDFHVLGMKCGSCGSYNTTQD; this is encoded by the exons ATGGCGGCTACAGGAGAGGGCTGTGAGCATTATGTTCGCAAATGTTTACTGAAA gctCCGTGTTGTGAAAAGTTCTACGTGTGTCGACTTTGCCACGATAACGAGGAGAATCACCAAATGAACCGGTTTCTGGTGAAGGAGGTGAAATGTGCCCTGTGTGACTCCATTCAACAG GCGCAGCAGGCGTGTCAGGCGTGTGGCGTGACGTTCAGCGAGTATTTCTGCTGTATCTGTCACCTGTACGATAAAAACAAGCAGCAGTTCCACTGCCAGCCGTGTGGGATCTGCAG gatCGGGCCGAGAGAGAAGTTCTTCCACTGtgataaatgtaatttatgtttagcCAACGACCTGCAGGGTAACCACAAG TGTGTGGAGAACTCGTCGAGGCAGGACTGCGCCGTGTGTATGGAGGACATCCACACGTCCAGAATCGGCGCTCACATCCTGCCCTGCGGTCACCTGCTGCACAG GATTTGTTTTGAAGAGATGTGCAGAAACGG ggtgTATCGGTGTCCCCTGTGTATGCACACGGCGCTGGACATGGAGAAGGACTGGGAGGACCGGGACGTGGAGATCGCTCAGACCCCCATGCCCCCCGAGTACGAGAGGAAATTAAAG ATCCTGTGTTACGACTGTCAGGGCCGCAGCACCGTCGACTTCCACGTGTTGGGGATGAAGTGCGGCTCCTGCGGCTCCTACAACACCACGCAGGATTGA
- the idua gene encoding alpha-L-iduronidase, with product MMLSLEQVCRCCVVVVVLVRLCVVSADVKVLVNVDEPVRNLNHFWRSTGFCPPQPHSLSHLYDLSKDQQLNLALIGSVPHSGLQQVRIHWMLELVSAQIINGEHHYNFTYLDELIDLLWQNNLQPGFELMGSVSNAFSDFEDKNQVLEWRRLVYLIASRYIEKYGLDVVSQWNFETWNEPNNHDFDNITMTIQGFLNYYDACLEGLHAASVSLRFGGPGDSCHTPPHSPYCWALLQHCYNTHLNTPGLHYIALHKKGGGATLPILQQLKETVSEIQRRFPLYRSLPVYNDEADPLVSWNKPLDWRADVTYAAMVVKVISQHQDLLIADVNNTVNFTLLSNDNAFLSYHPHQFTQRTLTARFQINNTRPAHVQLIRKPVLTAMGLLAMLGEQQVQVSMVTGDHRDESSVGVLASVHTPRLTHAHTHSADSWQSAVILYNCRDNVTTNHTETVDLTITGVPTHTEVLYVTHYMDNSVTNPYNVWRLMGSPDYPSLQQLIQLRNQEDTLMEGPVPFPAQGGLTLRLKLPVPSILLIHLCARPTHTPGQVKDLRFVSITKGQVLIVWKDLHVSTRCVQMYEVEFSRDGVTYQRINSRSSMFTSHTFSPENLEVCGWYRVRALDYWGRAGEFSPAVEYTELC from the exons ATGATGTTGAGTTTAGAGCAGGTGTGTAGATGCTGTGTGGTTGTAGTTGTGTTGGTGAGGTTGTGTGTAGTTAGTGCTGATGTGAAGGTTTTGGTGAATGTTGATGAACCTGTGAGGAACCTCAATCACTTCTGGAGGAGCACCGGCTTCTG ccCACCTCAGCCCCACTCTCTATCTCACCTGTATGACCTGAGTAAGGACCAGCAGCTGAACCTGGCTCTGATCGGGTCAGTACCACACTCGGGTCTGCAGCAGGTCCGGATCCACTGGATGCTTGAGCTGGTTTCTGCACA GATAATAAACGGAGAACATCACTACAACTTCACCTACCTGGATGAGCTGATAGATCTGCTGTGGCAGAACAACCTCCAGCCTG GGTTCGAGCTGATGGGCAGCGTCTCAAACGCCTTCAGTGATTTCGAGGATAAAAATCAGGTGTTGGAGTGGAGGAGACTCGTTTATCTCATCGCCTCGAGATACATCG AGAAGTACGGCCTGGACGTCGTCTCACAGTGGAACTTTGAGACGTGGAACGAGCCGAACAATCACGACTTCGATAACATCACCATGACGATCCAGG GGTTCCTGAACTACTACGACGCGTGTTTGGAGGGTCTGCATGCGGCGAGTGTGTCCCTGAGGTTCGGTGGTCCGGGGGACTCGTGTCACACCCCTCCGCACTCCCCCTACTGCTGGGCTCTACTGCAGCACTGCTACaacacacacctgaacacacCCGGCCTCCACTACATCGCCCTGCACAAGAag ggtggaGGAGCTACGTTACCCATCCTGCAGCAGCTGAAGGAGACGGTGTCTGAGATCCAGCGGCGGTTTCCTCTCTACCGTTCTCTCCCCGTCTATAACGACGAGGCCGATCCGCTGGTCAGCTGGAACAAGCCGCTGGACTGGCGCGCTGACGTCACCTACGCTGCCATGGTCGTCAAG gtgatcTCTCAGCATCAGGACCTGCTCATCGCCGACGTGAACAACACCGTCAATTTCACGCTGCTTAGCAACGACAACGCCTTCCTGAGTTACCACCCTCACCAGTTTACCCAGCGCACGCTCACCGCCCGCTTCCAGATCAACAACACCCGCCCGGCACACGTCCAGCTCATACGCAAACCCGTCCTCACCGCCATGGGCCTGCTCGCCATGCTAG gtgagcAGCAGGTGCAGGTCTCCATGGTGACCGGGGACCACCGGGACGAGAGTTCAGTGGGTGTGCTGGCGAGTGTTCACACACCGAGactcacacacgctcacacacactcggCCGACAGCTGGCAGAGCGCCGTCATCCTGTACAACTGTAGAGACAACGTCACCACCAACCACACAGAGACCGTCGACCTGACCATCACCGGAGTACCAACACAcaccg AGGTGCTGTACGTCACACACTACATGGATAACAGTGTCACGAACCCCTATAACGTGTGGAGACTGATGGGGAGCCCAGATTATCCCTCACTGCAGCAGCTCATTCAGCTCCGGAACcaggag gacacTTTGATGGAGGGTCCCGTCCCATTTCCTGCTCAGGGGGGTCTGACTCTGAGATTGAAGCTCCCTGTCCCCTCCATACTGCTCATCCACCTGTGTGCTCgacccacacacactcctggACAG GTGAAGGATCTACGTTTCGTCTCCATCACTAAAGGCCAGGTTCTGATCGTCTGGAAGGATCTCCACGTCTCCACCAG GTGTGTGCAGATGTACGAGGTGGAGTTCTCCAGGGATGGAGTCACGTATCAGAGGATCAACAGCAGGAGCAGCATGTTCACCTCTCACACCTTCTCACCAG AGAACCTGGAGGTGTGTGGATGGTACCGAGTGAGAGCGCTGGATTACTGGGGGAGAGCTGGAGAGTTTTCACCTGCTGTGGAGTACACTGAGCtctgctga